One Sphingomonas sp. SUN039 genomic window carries:
- a CDS encoding M48 family metalloprotease → MFAIALALVLTPQQAAIRALADQDMRVATVGTRLAQGAAAMCPGQHLSTAGLVIQDAAQYSAATRDDARSALMLGEGPTVVGVVEGAGLAARIGDVVVAVDGATVAARPRAGAYDRVAQVEDAIEGATAPKVALDIRRGGASLPIDLAVVAGCRSRFQIVQGGLDKTQADGRYVQISERMLSLAPTDDALAAIMAHELAHNILRHAALKTPSKLAEYEADRLSVWLVGRAGYDLGAVMPFWEALKKRSDYGIFSDGTHPGWKNRLAAIAATLAEVRAQKAAGAPLVPSPQEDASQPPKAR, encoded by the coding sequence GTGTTTGCGATCGCGCTTGCCCTTGTTCTGACGCCCCAGCAGGCGGCGATCCGCGCCCTTGCCGATCAGGACATGCGTGTGGCGACGGTCGGGACGCGGCTGGCGCAGGGGGCGGCGGCGATGTGCCCCGGCCAGCATCTCAGCACCGCGGGATTGGTTATCCAGGACGCGGCGCAATATTCGGCGGCGACCCGCGACGATGCGCGCTCGGCCCTGATGCTCGGCGAGGGGCCGACGGTTGTCGGCGTCGTCGAGGGCGCGGGGCTGGCCGCACGGATCGGCGATGTCGTGGTGGCAGTCGACGGGGCGACGGTCGCGGCCAGGCCGCGCGCGGGCGCTTACGACCGCGTGGCGCAGGTCGAGGACGCCATCGAGGGGGCAACGGCACCCAAGGTCGCGCTCGACATCCGTCGCGGCGGCGCGTCGCTGCCGATCGATCTGGCGGTTGTCGCGGGCTGCCGCTCGCGGTTTCAGATCGTGCAGGGCGGCCTCGACAAGACGCAGGCCGATGGGCGCTATGTCCAGATTTCGGAGCGGATGCTGTCGCTTGCGCCTACCGACGACGCGCTGGCGGCGATTATGGCGCACGAACTCGCGCACAACATCCTGCGCCACGCCGCGCTGAAGACACCGTCGAAGCTGGCCGAGTACGAGGCCGATCGACTAAGCGTATGGCTGGTTGGACGGGCAGGATATGATCTCGGTGCGGTCATGCCGTTCTGGGAAGCGCTGAAAAAACGCAGCGATTACGGCATCTTCTCGGACGGAACCCACCCAGGGTGGAAAAATCGTCTGGCGGCGATCGCGGCGACGCTGGCCGAAGTACGTGCACAAAAAGCCGCAGGCGCACCGCTCGTTCCTTCGCCGCAAGAAGACGCTTCACAGCCGCCGAAAGCGCGCTAG
- a CDS encoding peptide MFS transporter: MKNMSLWSESDWIAAIAVVVLGVFLAMGAKIAVQREPEFAGHPKGLYMLFFAEMWERFSYYGMRAILIFYLTQHWLFSDSKSSLIYGAYTALVYITPVLGGYLADRYLGQRRAVVFGGILLAAGHSLMAVEGVGGQNDPTINVFWAALAFIIVGSGFLKANISVMVGQLYKLTDIRRDGAYTIFYMGINVGAALGTILVAYLGQTIGWGYGFGLAGIGMVLGLVVFVLGKGALKGAGEAPAPLAKSKEWTLYAIGVGAVAVIWALVQSQGIIQTLLGISGVALLLYVLYESFKLPKEPRERMFAILFLISLNPIFWGLFEQAGGSMNLFTDRFVERGNVPAGIFQSINPIYIILFAPFFAALWQWLGRKGLEPSAPAKFGLALLQMGIANLVLVWGASTFGVAAMTPVLFVFLYYAFATTAELCLSPVGLSAMNRLAPKHLASLIMGAWFYMTAVGNFVAGKIGEATGGESGEMTKQGLLDIYNLFGWIAIGVGVGVLLLSPIVKRWMHLDTLKDEEAA; the protein is encoded by the coding sequence TTGAAGAACATGTCGCTGTGGAGTGAGTCCGACTGGATCGCGGCCATCGCCGTGGTCGTACTCGGCGTTTTCCTTGCCATGGGGGCCAAGATCGCGGTCCAGCGCGAGCCGGAGTTCGCCGGGCACCCCAAGGGCCTCTACATGCTGTTCTTCGCCGAAATGTGGGAGCGGTTCTCCTATTACGGCATGCGGGCGATCCTGATTTTCTATCTCACGCAACACTGGCTGTTCTCGGATTCGAAATCGTCGCTGATTTATGGTGCCTACACGGCGCTCGTGTACATCACACCGGTCCTCGGGGGCTATCTCGCCGACCGCTATCTGGGGCAGCGCCGGGCCGTGGTTTTCGGCGGTATCCTACTCGCGGCCGGACACAGCCTGATGGCGGTCGAGGGCGTCGGCGGGCAGAACGACCCGACGATCAACGTCTTCTGGGCCGCGCTTGCTTTCATTATCGTTGGCTCCGGGTTCCTGAAGGCCAACATCTCGGTGATGGTCGGGCAACTCTACAAGCTGACCGACATCCGCCGCGACGGTGCCTACACGATTTTTTACATGGGCATTAACGTGGGCGCGGCGCTCGGTACGATCCTTGTCGCCTATCTCGGCCAGACAATCGGCTGGGGCTATGGCTTTGGTCTCGCGGGTATCGGGATGGTGCTCGGGCTCGTCGTGTTCGTGCTCGGCAAGGGTGCCCTAAAGGGTGCGGGCGAGGCACCTGCACCGCTGGCCAAGTCGAAGGAGTGGACTCTTTATGCCATCGGCGTCGGCGCGGTCGCGGTGATCTGGGCGCTGGTCCAGTCGCAGGGCATCATCCAGACGCTGCTCGGCATCTCGGGTGTCGCGTTGCTGCTCTATGTCCTCTACGAAAGCTTCAAGCTGCCCAAGGAACCGCGCGAGCGCATGTTCGCGATCTTGTTCCTGATTTCGCTCAATCCGATTTTCTGGGGCTTGTTCGAACAAGCAGGCGGGTCGATGAACCTGTTCACCGACCGCTTCGTCGAGCGCGGCAATGTGCCCGCAGGCATCTTCCAGTCGATCAACCCGATCTACATTATCCTGTTCGCGCCGTTCTTCGCGGCGCTTTGGCAATGGCTTGGACGCAAGGGTTTGGAGCCATCTGCACCCGCCAAATTCGGCTTGGCGCTCCTCCAGATGGGCATTGCCAACCTCGTGCTGGTCTGGGGCGCATCGACCTTTGGCGTGGCGGCGATGACGCCGGTGCTGTTCGTGTTCCTCTACTACGCGTTCGCGACCACGGCCGAACTTTGCCTGTCGCCGGTCGGCCTGTCGGCGATGAACCGGCTCGCGCCGAAGCATCTGGCCTCTCTCATCATGGGCGCATGGTTTTACATGACCGCAGTCGGCAACTTCGTCGCGGGAAAAATCGGCGAGGCGACCGGCGGCGAAAGTGGCGAGATGACCAAGCAGGGTCTGCTCGACATCTACAATTTGTTCGGCTGGATCGCGATCGGCGTCGGTGTCGGCGTGCTGCTGCTCTCGCCGATCGTGAAACGCTGGATGCACCTCGATACGCTCAAGGACGAGGAGGCGGCCTGA
- a CDS encoding amidohydrolase: MYRRIGASALVVALAACSAAPAPKPASVSTKPATTAVKWNADPYPSTYKPYPAAPTAIRGATILDGEGGRIERGVVFMSGGKITSIGGPDTPIPADIAVFDGTGKYVTPGIIDIHSHLGDYPSPQVDALSDGNEATGPVRPEVWAEHSVWPQDPGFSRALVNGGITSLQILPGSANLFGGRSVVLKNVYARTVQGMKFPGAPYGLKMACGENPKRVYGSRGQMPATRMGNMAVNRGVWAKAVEYKKKLDKGGDVTRDIAMDTLAGVLAGDILVQNHCYRADEMAQMIDLSKEFGYKITAFHHAVESYKIADLLKANGICSAMWADWWGFKMEAYDAIPENIPLVHNAGACAIVHSDDANGIQRLNQEAAKALASGRRAGIVIPEEIAWTWLSWNPAKAMGIGDRTGSLKVGKMADVVLWNGNPFSVYTRPERVWIDGALMYDANDPKRRPVSDFELGQAGEGDTK, encoded by the coding sequence ATGTACCGACGGATCGGCGCGAGCGCGCTTGTTGTCGCCCTTGCGGCCTGTTCGGCAGCCCCCGCGCCGAAACCGGCGAGCGTCTCGACCAAACCGGCAACGACCGCCGTCAAATGGAACGCCGACCCGTATCCGTCGACCTACAAACCCTATCCCGCCGCCCCGACCGCCATTCGCGGCGCGACCATCCTCGACGGCGAGGGCGGACGGATAGAGCGCGGCGTCGTGTTCATGTCGGGCGGCAAGATCACCAGTATCGGCGGGCCCGACACCCCGATCCCGGCCGATATCGCGGTGTTCGACGGCACCGGCAAATATGTAACGCCGGGCATCATCGATATCCATTCGCACCTCGGCGACTATCCGAGTCCGCAGGTCGATGCGCTGTCGGACGGCAATGAGGCGACGGGGCCGGTGCGGCCCGAGGTATGGGCCGAACATAGCGTCTGGCCGCAGGATCCGGGGTTTAGCCGGGCGCTGGTCAACGGAGGTATCACGTCGCTGCAGATCCTGCCCGGTTCGGCAAATTTGTTCGGCGGGCGTTCGGTCGTGCTCAAGAACGTCTATGCCCGCACCGTGCAGGGCATGAAATTTCCCGGCGCGCCCTATGGCCTGAAAATGGCGTGCGGCGAGAACCCCAAGCGCGTGTACGGCAGCCGGGGCCAGATGCCTGCGACCCGCATGGGCAATATGGCGGTCAACCGCGGTGTCTGGGCCAAGGCGGTGGAATATAAAAAGAAGCTCGACAAGGGCGGCGACGTGACGCGCGACATCGCGATGGACACGCTTGCAGGCGTGCTGGCGGGCGATATCCTCGTCCAGAACCATTGCTACCGCGCCGACGAAATGGCGCAGATGATCGATCTGTCGAAGGAGTTCGGCTACAAGATCACCGCGTTCCACCACGCCGTCGAAAGCTACAAGATCGCCGATCTGTTGAAAGCGAACGGCATTTGTTCGGCAATGTGGGCCGACTGGTGGGGCTTCAAGATGGAGGCCTATGACGCCATTCCGGAGAATATCCCGCTCGTCCATAACGCCGGGGCGTGCGCGATCGTCCATTCGGACGACGCCAACGGGATCCAGCGGCTCAATCAGGAAGCGGCCAAGGCGCTCGCCAGCGGACGACGGGCGGGGATCGTTATCCCCGAAGAAATCGCGTGGACCTGGCTCAGCTGGAACCCGGCCAAGGCCATGGGGATCGGCGACCGGACGGGCAGCCTGAAGGTCGGCAAGATGGCCGATGTCGTCCTGTGGAACGGCAATCCGTTCAGCGTTTACACCCGCCCCGAGCGCGTCTGGATCGACGGTGCGCTGATGTACGACGCCAACGATCCGAAGCGGCGGCCGGTGAGCGATTTCGAGCTGGGCCAGGCCGGTGAGGGAGACACGAAATGA
- a CDS encoding nitroreductase encodes MFNDISSPLALLHTRRSGKPRDMIGPGPDADQLHAILAAAIRVPDHGKLAPWRFVIVRADQRAALAGLLTDAYRAEKPEAGRLEIEAMEQFAHQAPSLVVALSSPVAGSKIPVWEQELSAGAAIMNLLNAAHASGFVGGWLTGWAAYSDAVRDAFGTADERIAGFVFLGSPSREMEERPRPDFETVVREWTK; translated from the coding sequence ATGTTCAACGATATCTCATCGCCGCTCGCCCTTCTCCACACCCGACGTTCGGGCAAGCCGCGCGACATGATCGGTCCCGGCCCCGATGCGGACCAGCTCCACGCCATTCTGGCCGCGGCGATCCGGGTGCCCGATCATGGCAAGCTCGCGCCGTGGCGCTTCGTCATTGTCCGCGCGGACCAACGCGCGGCGCTCGCCGGATTGCTGACCGACGCCTATCGCGCGGAAAAACCCGAAGCCGGTCGCCTCGAGATCGAGGCGATGGAACAGTTCGCGCATCAGGCACCGTCGCTGGTCGTCGCCCTGTCTTCGCCGGTCGCGGGCAGCAAGATTCCCGTCTGGGAACAGGAACTGTCGGCCGGTGCGGCGATCATGAACCTGTTGAACGCCGCGCATGCGTCCGGCTTCGTCGGCGGCTGGCTTACCGGCTGGGCAGCCTATAGCGATGCCGTCCGCGATGCCTTCGGAACTGCAGACGAACGCATTGCCGGGTTTGTTTTCCTCGGCTCGCCATCGCGCGAAATGGAAGAACGTCCGCGTCCCGACTTTGAAACCGTCGTGCGCGAATGGACCAAATAG